One Pseudomonadota bacterium genomic window, GGAATAGATAATGAGCACATCGTCGAGCGGTATCTCCGCGTAGACATCGGTGACGAACACGTGGTTGCGATGCTGCGCCAAGTCGTCGTAGGAGGCGTAGCCGAGTGCCAATAACTCCGCTCCGAGCCCGTGCGCATCGCGGTTAAAGCCCAGCGCGCACACGAGCTGTGCCTTGGTGAGGCCAAGGCGCGCGGCGGCGTTGCCGAGTCTTTTGCGTGGTTGGGCGGACGGCTTGTGCTTGCCGAGCCGCTCGCGCAGGTCCGCGGCGCTCGCGTGCAAGATCTCGGAGAAGGTGGTGGCCGCCGCCACTGCCGCAACCATCGGACGGCTCCGGGAAGCGCGTTACATCCTAGCTACGCGAGGCTCTTGGCCAAGGCGTAGATTTCCTCGGCATCGAAAATTTGGTCGTTACGCTCGAACATCTTGCCGATGCAGGCGCGATGCAGGGCAATCTTCAAGGCACCGAACCCGATGGCCCCATAGGCGAGTTTTCCGTAGCGCTCCTTGGCGCGGTCCATCACATCAACGCCTCCCAGGCCGAGGGGCGGTGTGGCGTTAGCGTCGAGAAGCATTTCGATGCTCGGATGGTCCTTCCAATGTTCTTCATTGAGCAAATGCACGCCCGCGGCCCCCGTCGCCAGCACCACGTGCGCGCCTTTCAACACCTCTCTGACCGACGGATCGCGGACCTCGGGTCCATCGAAAGCGCAGACCGCCGGGGTAATATCCGTCCCAAAGCGCTCCTTCATCATGCGGCACGCGAGCTCTGCGCGTTCCATCTTGCGTGAGGTCAAGGCCACCTCGGCCCCTTCCTGGGTCAACATCGCGCTCGCCCGCTGACCCACCGGTCCCGTGCCGGCAAGCACCACCGCCTTCTTCCCGGCGACCGGACGCTGCTTGGTCAGGCTCGCCACCGCGGCGGCGGCTGTCGTGTTGCTGCCGTTGCT contains:
- a CDS encoding NADP-dependent methylenetetrahydromethanopterin/methylenetetrahydrofolate dehydrogenase, which codes for MKKLLFQFDTDALPSVFDTVVAYDGGADHVTAHGGVTPANVGSLVEGTIFTRAPKDKKFTAIFVGGSDLGAGQELFKAVKKKFFGDFRVSIMLDSNGSNTTAAAAVASLTKQRPVAGKKAVVLAGTGPVGQRASAMLTQEGAEVALTSRKMERAELACRMMKERFGTDITPAVCAFDGPEVRDPSVREVLKGAHVVLATGAAGVHLLNEEHWKDHPSIEMLLDANATPPLGLGGVDVMDRAKERYGKLAYGAIGFGALKIALHRACIGKMFERNDQIFDAEEIYALAKSLA